Proteins encoded by one window of Lathyrus oleraceus cultivar Zhongwan6 chromosome 1, CAAS_Psat_ZW6_1.0, whole genome shotgun sequence:
- the LOC127099400 gene encoding uncharacterized protein LOC127099400 has product MYSTQEQTITTPQDYPTSDDFYIHFHLINVNWPSQINVTNSIDDFTTTVNQNFWISTNNLCSNNRTTIVNEDGNISLYESFSCLPIPHPILETIIPAIGGAVKQMVEENVEGRDVLEMHVMLRLTTWPIQVDNVMSQECHPHVCAASQLVLDRLEEVTKYHTIDHYSAKQCSICLEDFSNESKPELITTKCLHIFHKECIFRWFKKCNTHQLSYSCLLCRCNCEII; this is encoded by the coding sequence ATGTATTCTACTCAAGAACAAACCATTACAACTCCACAAGATTATCCTACAAGTGATGATTTttacattcattttcatttgatCAATGTAAATTGGCCTTCTCAAATTAATGTTACAAACTCAATCGATGATTTTACAACTACCGTTAATCAAAACTTTTGGATTTCTACTAACAACCTATGCAGCAATAATCGCACAACAATTGTGAATGAAGATGGAAATATCTCCTTATACGAATCTTTTTCCTGTCTGCCTATTCCACATCCTATATTAGAAACAATTATTCCGGCCATTGGTGGTGCTGTTAAGCAAATGGTAGAAGAAAATGTGGAAGGTCGTGATGTTTTAGAGATGCATGTGATGCTCCGTTTGACCACATGGCCTATTCAAGTGGATAATGTTATGTCTCAAGAATGTCATCCACATGTCTGTGCAGCATCTCAACTTGTTTTGGATCGATTAGAGGAAGTTACAAAGTATCATACTATTGATCATTATTCTGCAAAACAATGTTCAATTTGTTTGGAAGACTTTTCAAATGAATCTAAACCAGAACTTATTACGACAAAGTGTTTGCATATTTTTCATAAAGAATGCATTTTTAGGTGGTTTAAGAAATGCAACACTCATCAATTGTCTTATTCGTGTCTATTGTGTCGTTGTAACTGTGAaataatttga